Part of the Paenibacillus sp. JNUCC32 genome is shown below.
GAATATCAAGCAGCTTCGCCGCCCAATCGCCAAAGGTCCGCTGCTGAATATCGCCAACTCCGAGCTCGGGCAGCACATCGGATATGTAATCCAGGAACATGAGGTTTGGCGCGAATATGATCATTTTCTCGGCCGTTACCTGCTCCTTGTACTGGTAGAGCAAATAAGCCAGCCGATGCAGCGCCACCGTCGTTTTTCCGCTTCCCGCCACCCCTTGGATGATGAGGGCGGTGTTCTTGGCCGCCCGGATGATTTTATCCTGCTCCGCTTGGATCGTGGACACGATATCCCGCAGCCGGTTATCCTTGTTCTCACCGAGACGGTAGACCAAAAACTCATCGGATACGGCAGGTCCGCCGCTTTCCCGATTGTACGTGTCCGATACCCGCTCCAAAATTTGCTTGCGGATCACGACGTTTCGTTTTAAATACACAAGCCCCTCGATGATTCCTTCGGGCGCTTCGAATGAAGCCGGATCGGTACCGCCCGTAAAGGAGTAGAATAGACTCGCGACCGGAGCCCGCCAATCAATCACCATCGGGTGATCACCAGCGTCCGCCTTGTCGAAGCCTATCTTCCCGATGTAGAGCGGTTTCTTCGCCCCCGTTCCGTTCTCTTGAAAATCCAGCCTTCCGAAATAAGGCTCCGGCAAGCTTTTGGCGAGGGCCTGCCGTTTCTCTTCCCGGCCTGCCTCGAGCACCTGCTCCGTAAAATCATGGCCCGTGTATACCGGAATACCGCGCAGCCGTTCAAGCTGACGGTCAATTTCAACGATAACCTCGTTTAGCCTTGACTCTTCTTCTTGATAGGCACTTTGAAAAGATTCTGACACTTTCAGTTACCTCCTAAGAACATATTTTTTCGTATCGAAGTCTGGCTTTAGGGCCGTGACACAAAAAGGAGTTCCATTGTAGCACAACTCGCCGGGATATACTAGCAAAGCGCTGTCACAGGAATTGTATTGTTTGGGTTTGCTGTCCTATTCGCTTGTCCACGGCAGCAAAAAACGCAGCGTCCATTGCTGGACACTGCGTTTGGTTAACCACGCTCAATTTTGCCGAAAGGCTGTTCTTCCTTTCTGCCTTCCTTTTGTCTATCGTTTTCTCGATCCGAGTTTAAATGTGTCCGGACACCCCGTTACAACGAGACGCCGCCTTTTTCGAGCAGCTCTTTCACCGTCACGCTGACCATGATCAGTCCCGCCACAGGCGGCACGAATGCATTGCTTGCCGGCGGCTGCTTCGCCTTCCGGATTTCCGGAGCATTCTCGGGCACGATTTTCTCCGTCACGTCCTGGCGGGGTTTCATCGGCTCTTCCAGAGAGAACACGACCTTGACCCCTTTCTTAATGCCGTCCTTGCGCAGCTTGGTGCGCACGATCCGGGCAATCGGGTCCATGGAGGTTTTGGAGATGTCGGCCACCTGGAACTTCGTCGGGTCCATTTTGTTGGCCGCGCCCATGCTGGAGATGATCGGAATGCCGCGACGCAGGCACTCCTTGATTAAATGCACTTTATAAATAATCGTATCCGAGGCATCGATCACATAATCCAGCTCGTACTTAAACAGCTCTTCATACGTTTCTTCGGTGTAGAACATGTTCAGGGCGATCGCTTCACATTCCGGATTGATCAGTTTGACCCGATCGACCATCAAATCGGCTTTCTTCTGACCCACCGTCGTCGTTAACGCGTGGATCTGCCGATTGATGTTCGTGATGTCCACCACGTCTTTGTCGATCAGAATGATGCGGCCGACTCCGGTTCG
Proteins encoded:
- a CDS encoding tRNA threonylcarbamoyladenosine dehydratase, with product MLHQFSRTELAIGPEGLEVMKNSTVAVLGIGGVGSIAVEALARTGVGRIILIDKDVVDITNINRQIHALTTTVGQKKADLMVDRVKLINPECEAIALNMFYTEETYEELFKYELDYVIDASDTIIYKVHLIKECLRRGIPIISSMGAANKMDPTKFQVADISKTSMDPIARIVRTKLRKDGIKKGVKVVFSLEEPMKPRQDVTEKIVPENAPEIRKAKQPPASNAFVPPVAGLIMVSVTVKELLEKGGVSL